In a genomic window of Babylonia areolata isolate BAREFJ2019XMU chromosome 3, ASM4173473v1, whole genome shotgun sequence:
- the LOC143280102 gene encoding annexin A5-like, producing the protein MWNDFYQSKCTVWLRDDFDAGAVAEKLRDAMDGLGTNESEILDVLGNHCNAQRLEIAEAYKVAYGKDLIDDLKDELGGNFETLCVALLIAPRLYDAKELHDAVCGVGTDETVLTEIMCMRTNEEIQQIKEAYKAEYEQELEEDLQGDTSGYFGRLMVSLCVGGRESDSYTEWLNEDKAMEDAQKLLDAGEATWGTEEAEMNAVLCLSSPGQLRLTLEKYEELTGGTTVEEAIDKECSGSLKEGYLAIVEGVRGKPKYFARRLHDCFSGLGTSDNDLIRIIVTRSEIDLEDIKDRYQEMYGTSLAEAVEGECSGDYKRLLLALINLPA; encoded by the exons ATg TGGAACGACTTCTATCAGTCCAAGTGTACCGTGTGGTTGAGAGATGACTTCGATGCAGGGGCCGTGGCAGAGAAACTGCGGGACGCTATGGATGGTCTGG GTACAAATGAGAGCGAGATCTTGGACGTCCTTGGAAACCACTGTAACGCTCAGCGGCTGGAGATTGCAGAGGCCTACAAAGTAGCCTACGGCAAG GACCTGATCGACGATCTGAAGGATGAGCTGGGAGGGAACTTTGAGACGCTGTGTGTGGCCCTGCTCATCGCGCCACGCCTCTACGATGCCAAGGAGCTCCACGacgccgtgtgt GGAGTCGGAACGGACGAAACCGTTCTGACGGAGATCATGTGCATGCGGACCAACGAGGAGATACAGCAGATCAAAGAGGCCTACAAAGCAG AATACGAgcaagagctggaggaggacctTCAGGGAGACACGAGTGGCTACTTCGGACGTCTGATGGTGTCCCTCTGTGTCGGAGGACGGGAATCCGACAGCTACACTGAATGGCTGAACGAAGACAAGGCCATGGAGGATGCTCAGAAACTCCTCGAT GCTGGGGAAGCCACGTGGGGCACGGAGGAAGCGGAAATGAACGCCGTGCTGTGCCTCAGCTCCCCGGGACAGCTGCGCCTGACGCTGGAGAAGTACGAGGAGCTGACAGGGGGCACCACTGTGGAGGAAGCCATCGACAAGGAGTGCAGCGGCTCCCTGAAGGAAGGGTACCTGGCTATAG TGGAGGGTGTTAGAGGCAAACCCAAGTACTTTGCCCGTCGCCTGCACGACTGCTTCTCTGGGCTGGGTACCAGCGACAACGACCTCATCCGCATCATCGTCACTCGGTCAGAG ATCGATCTGGAGGACATCAAGGACAGGTACCAGGAGATGTACGGGACGTCCCTGGCAGAGGCTGTGGAAGGAGAGTGCAGCGGAGACTACAAGAGGCTGCTGCTGGCGCTCATCAACCTACCCGCCTGA